A region of Desulfomonilaceae bacterium DNA encodes the following proteins:
- the rpoD gene encoding RNA polymerase sigma factor RpoD: MPETKFKSEFKGLFDLAKTRKYLTYDEINKHIPPEMVGEAQIDELLMKIVTEFNVELVPFDKKLPVTDAKARDLDIEKPDDDDEDEEVKVAEPDTVVRGNDPVKMYLHEMGGVSLLTREGEVEIAKRIEQGEQQVFSVIIGCPVTIKEVLAIGDKLKKGAIRVKEIIRGFEDEEMPDGDDSGIVDRILNLIQELKDLEAKYQGVVHLRRSMAPENSAEEIDKYDLEIEKSRAEVITCLKNINLNSNMIDHIAGKLKFLVRKLETSREELKAVEYELKMPLDKARESLIFWKTFIDDRKTLKKHTNISPQKILDLDNKIDNGIRKIAKLQNEAGMDEYHLREALARCREGERLARRAKSELVQANLRLVVSIAKKYTNRGLQFLDLIQEGNIGLMKAVDKFEYQRGYKFSTYATWWIRQAITRAIADQARTIRIPVHMIETINKLIRTSRYLVQEYGREPTPEEIAEKMEFPLEKVRKVLKIAKEPISLETPIGEEEDSHLGDFIEDKKILSPSDAVVGMSLTEQTRKVLATLTPREEKVLRMRFGIGERADHTLEEVGQDFDVTRERIRQIEAKALKKLRHPSRSKRLRPFLEG, translated from the coding sequence TTTCGATCTGGCCAAAACCAGAAAATATCTTACTTACGACGAAATAAACAAACATATTCCGCCTGAAATGGTCGGTGAAGCGCAGATCGACGAACTTCTCATGAAGATTGTGACCGAGTTCAACGTCGAACTTGTTCCTTTCGACAAGAAACTTCCTGTGACCGACGCCAAGGCTCGTGACCTCGACATAGAGAAACCGGATGATGATGACGAAGATGAAGAAGTCAAGGTGGCTGAACCCGACACTGTCGTAAGGGGTAACGATCCGGTCAAGATGTATCTCCATGAAATGGGTGGAGTTTCGCTTCTCACCAGAGAGGGAGAAGTTGAAATCGCCAAGAGAATAGAGCAGGGAGAACAACAGGTCTTCAGCGTAATTATCGGCTGTCCGGTCACAATCAAAGAAGTGCTTGCTATTGGCGACAAACTTAAGAAGGGCGCCATCCGTGTTAAGGAAATTATCCGGGGTTTTGAAGATGAAGAAATGCCGGATGGAGACGATTCAGGGATAGTGGATCGTATCCTGAACCTCATTCAGGAACTGAAGGATCTTGAGGCGAAATATCAAGGAGTTGTGCATCTAAGAAGATCCATGGCGCCTGAAAACTCTGCGGAAGAAATCGACAAGTACGATCTCGAAATTGAAAAGAGCAGGGCTGAGGTTATAACCTGCCTCAAGAACATTAATCTCAATAGCAACATGATAGATCATATTGCAGGCAAGCTGAAGTTCCTTGTCCGCAAGCTTGAGACATCCAGGGAAGAACTCAAGGCAGTCGAATACGAACTTAAAATGCCTCTTGATAAAGCCAGGGAAAGTCTGATCTTTTGGAAGACCTTTATCGACGACAGGAAAACTCTAAAAAAACATACAAACATCTCACCACAAAAGATTCTGGATCTTGACAACAAAATTGACAACGGTATCAGAAAGATCGCCAAGCTTCAAAATGAAGCGGGCATGGATGAATACCATCTCCGGGAAGCATTGGCCCGGTGCAGGGAGGGTGAGAGACTTGCCAGAAGAGCAAAAAGTGAACTGGTGCAGGCCAATCTGAGACTGGTAGTTAGCATTGCCAAAAAATACACCAACAGGGGGCTGCAGTTCCTTGACTTGATTCAAGAGGGAAATATCGGCCTCATGAAAGCCGTTGATAAGTTTGAATATCAACGCGGATACAAATTCAGCACATACGCCACATGGTGGATAAGACAGGCTATCACCAGGGCCATTGCCGATCAGGCGAGGACCATTCGTATACCTGTGCATATGATAGAAACGATAAACAAACTGATACGGACCTCGCGGTATTTGGTCCAGGAATATGGGCGAGAACCAACCCCGGAAGAAATTGCCGAGAAGATGGAATTCCCGCTTGAGAAAGTTCGGAAAGTTCTAAAAATTGCCAAGGAACCAATCTCGCTGGAGACCCCGATCGGTGAAGAAGAGGATTCGCACCTTGGTGATTTCATAGAAGACAAGAAAATACTCTCTCCTTCTGACGCGGTTGTCGGAATGAGTCTTACCGAACAAACAAGAAAGGTCCTGGCTACTTTGACGCCTCGAGAAGAAAAGGTCCTCAGGATGCGTTTTGGAATCGGGGAGCGAGCCGACCATACCCTTGAGGAGGTAGGTCAGGATTTTGACGTTACACGTGAAAGAATCAGACAGATTGAAGCAAAAGCTCTTAAAAAATTGAGGCATCCGTCGCGCAGCAAGAGGTTACGTCCGTTTCTGGAAGGCTGA